A window of Carassius gibelio isolate Cgi1373 ecotype wild population from Czech Republic chromosome A3, carGib1.2-hapl.c, whole genome shotgun sequence genomic DNA:
GCTCTGGTGTCTCCTGGCAACAATATCCTGGTGCTGCCTGAGTACATGTCACAGACTCCAGCATCAGTGATTTTGTTGCTGGGGGAGACCCCTTGCTCAACAAACATCATCAATTATCTGTAAGTCACCCATGAAGAAAATGTGAGAAGACACTGCAGACTCCCTTTGTCACTCTGTCATGAAAGTTTGCCAATGACAGGAACTATAAATGATGCAAGCATTGCTCCACTCTGTCCTGTTCTCAGTGACCTGGCCCTAAGGAACTGCCTGTTGACCTCAGAGCTTGCTGTGAAAATTGGAGACTATGGCCTCAGCCACAGCAAGTACAAGGTGAGTCTGTGAAGGCTTTTAGGATTGCAGCCACGCTGATCCTATTATTTTGACATTGTCTCATTATTTCTTCTTATTCAGTATCGATAATGCATCTTTTCCCTCTGTTAGGATGACTATTATGTAACAGCAGATCAAATATGGGTTCCTCTACGCTGGATTGCCCCAGAACTGATTGATGAAGTCCATGGCAATCTCTTAGTAGTGGACCAAACCAAGGCCAGCAATGTCTGGTGAGAAATAAATCAGAGAAAAACACTATGTCAGAGGTTCTCTACCTTGAGGTCAAAGGAGATTTATCTTGTATTAAACTTTAACATTAAGGTATTTGGATTATTTTTTCAAGGAGGATAAACCTATTTATAAAATATGCCAAAATATGTGCACTAAAACGTCACTTGGACACAAAGGTATAACAATTAGGATGGTGAATGCAGAACTAGCACTTATTTGGATACTCACTTTGGCTAATGTTTGGCTTATAAGAGATAAGCATGCTTTCAAGGATAACGTTGGGCTTTGATAAGCTTCAGCACAACACACCAGGTCAGCAGACTTTTTGCTATGTTTATGTTGCTATGTTCTAAAAAGAATTTTCTCTGCAGGTCACTAGGTGTGACGATATGGGAGTTGTTTGAACTGGGTAACCAGCCTTACAGGCACTATTCTGATAGGCAGGTTTTAACATATGCTGTAAAGGAACAGCAGCTCAAACTGCCAAAGCCCCTGCTGAAAGTGCCTCTGTGTGAACGCTGGTGAGTCGTCTCACAAATCATAATCATCATGAACCACCCAACCCCATTACATCTGATGGTCGAATTCACCACATCCAAACCAATCAGTGTCCCCATCCAGAGACACACCCACCAATGACTTTTcttttaaatacatgtaaagcAATCAATACCTTCTAACCACAGGGTGCCTCCACCAGTCATTGCCATTTCCTCTGGCAGGAACAATAAATGAATACTCCACAACTCCAGCATGGTCAGTCTTTAATTTGCCCCCTATGTAAGGCCATCATTCATACATTTATCCAGTCCTGGAAGCacatattcattaattttaccCCCACACACTCCAATCATTGTCCATCTAATCAAGAGCAGTCATGCATACAAGTATACCACTCCATTCATCACTGGGTACTAAACAATAAATGACCCTACTTTAAATCTGCAAGGGTACTAGCATACTGTCCATATTTCATATCACAAATGAGTTTCTGGCTATCGTCCATACTAGCATCCATTTTAAGTACCCataaaacaataacataataCAGCATTGATAATAAAGCATTAGAAAACtataatataatttagtttttggCCCTATTCTATTCTAATCCTTTACAATCAACCAattctataatattataaatattagttttatagTCTAAAACATTGGCttttctgttgtgtgtgtgagcaggtatGAGGTAATGCAGTTCTGTTGGCTGCAGCCTGAGCAGAGGCCTGTTGTGGAGGAAGTCCATATACTGCTAGGCTACCTGTGTGCTAAGGGTGCAACTGAGTCTGAGGAGGACTTTGAGAAGTGCTGGAACTCTCTCAGGCCAAGTATGGGCTCCAGCAGCTCCCACAGAACACCTGCACCTGAAGTAGCCTCTTCTGCTTCTTCCTCATTTCCTCTACTTGAACACTTCTCTATGGCAGACAGCTTCCAGTCTGAGAATGGGGATGATATATTGACAGTAACTGAGACCAGCCAGGGTCTCAACTTTGAGTATAAATGGGAGCAAGCACGAGCTGAGCAGCCCTACTGCTCCTCTTCAGCGAGTGGACCATTGGGAAAGAATAATCCCCATTACCAGGATGTGTATTACCCTATAAGTAATTCCACAGATAGTTACAAGGGTGAGAGCCTCCCTCTTGGGGTTTCTCCATCCTATTATGAGTCAGACCATCCAGGTGTGGTTCCAGTGCTAAGTGCACACAGCCCCTCAGTAAGTAGCGAGTACTATATCCGCATTGAGGAGCCAGTTGAGTGCAACATCAGCTTAGGAGACAACAATCTTGATTACAGCCCAAGACTTGAAGCCAGTAACAGTAATTTGTCCTCTACAGGCAGGAGGAGTCCCATTGAGTCCCAGCCAAACACCTACTGGTCAGCAGCTAAAGAACCCATCAGTAATGATTATGGTTATGATTCAGATAGTATCCTAACCATGGAGCCACTCCAAAGAAGACTTCCAAGCTCGGTAGAGATAGACCAGTCAGAAGTTTATTTTTCTTCCAATGACAGGAACAATTTACAGTGTGAACAGTCACCTCAAGCAGGGACAGATGTTCATTTGATAAGAGGGCATGGTTCGAACTTTGATGAGCAGAGAAGAGGGTCGGAAGGCCTCTGCCATAGACTGGAGGTGGTAAAGGAAAGCCCACTTGGAGTTTCCGTCTCTCTTAGTAGTCCCAGCTTGGCACACTGTGACCCATACCTTGAGTCTAAGCAGAGAACTGCAGAAAGAAGTATGGCCGGTGAGGCCTATTATGACATTATGGGCCCCTTACAAAAGAATGTGCCCAGACCCCACTACATGAGTATTGATATTGATGCCGGTGATGGCTTTCTTTTGGGGAGGGAGAGTTCTGATCcagaagatgatgatgatctgTTTTCTCAGAACATGTTAACTAATTGGAACTCCAACCACTCAGCAAACAACAACAGTTTAAGCGATCGTACACAAGCTGTGTGTTTTCGAGATGCATACCTTGATTTACGTCACCCGACACCCTCTTCTCATGTTGGGAATTTGAAATCAAGAGCACTGGAAACAAGAAACAGTTGTACATATAATTCCATCAATTCATTCAAAGACCACTCATACATAGAAGCCACAGATAGTACACCCACCTATAGTAACCCCAACGCTGACTCAGAGGGTGGCGAGTACCTACATTTAAGTCCTGACAGTACTCAGGCTGTTGAATCATCTTCCAGATGTCATTCTGTCACAGAAAGTCAGCATATTCATACATGGCAGAAGAACATTGCTCAAAAACATATCAGAAACAATACATCAGACTTCTGTGTAGGAGGTTGCGGCAGAATTAATCCATCAACTCTTCCATCGGAGCTGGTAGCgactaaagaaaatattttacttgAGACAAGGATGTCCTCTGCACAAAAACTTAAACTTGGGACAGATGATTCTGCTGGAGTGTGTGTAAAAATGGTGTCATGCCCTAAGGATCGGTCTAGGATTGTCTCAGAGTGTAACCATTTGACAGACAGCAGGATGGTCCCCGACAACTCCAGTATCAATTTGGTGGAAATTAATGACTGCAGTGACGTCTGTATGGACATCCCTTCTGGAGTTCTAGCAGATTATCCCTCGGACTATACAGAGGTGGGCAATATTGACCTAACTCATAGAACACTTCAGAGAGACATTGGGGCCAGACACTGCGTGGACACAATTAATCTAGCCTCTAGCAGCAGTCCATGTGAGGCCTTCAGCCCTGATAGTTATCACATACCCATTCAGCCGAAATCCTTAGACAGTGGCTATGAAACAGAGAATAATGAATCCCCAGAGTTTATCTTGAAAGACCTTGAAGGGAATCCAGGACTTAGCACTAGTGTAGAATCAGACGAGTGTGACATGTTGCTCCAGATGGACCTAGATGAAGATGTCAATGTAATGCTCCTGCATCCATCCAGCAGTCATCGACCGCTGAACAGCCTTGGTGAGAGGAATCAGTACAGAGACTCTGCTTATTTTTCTGACTATGACATGGAGAATGACAAGAGCCCTAGTGAAGGAGTCCACATGTTCTTCAGCTGCCAAGATGAGGATGATGTCTTTGAAATCAAAGCAGAAAAGGAGGACTCAGAAAATAAATTTGGGAGAGAGGGACGTAACATGGAGAGTGAGAAGGGACATGACATATCTGTGCCAAAGGACAACAATGCAGCCCTTAATGCTAAACAATTGGGTCTTAAAAAGACAAGCCAAAATCTGTGTTCGTCACCTGCATTGGTTCCAGTGATTTCCATGCTTTCACCCTTTCCTCCGGAGATGGGGGGTTGCTTGACCAAGGAGTCTACTCCGGATGATGGTATTGGGCTGGAATCTGATCACTCTGGAGAGGAACCAAACTCTGAATGCTACTCTTCCACAGAGTCTGAAGGGTCTTCCTCAACACAGGAGGCCTCGGGTGTGGTGGAGCACGCTAATGCAGTTACCAGAGATTTTTCCTCAGCAGAGTCACTAGGCTCAGACTCTACCATAGTAGATTTAAGTGGGGAGGTGATCCAAGCAGAGGAGCAAGAAGCCTGTAACAAACTGGACAATCTGGGGCAACGGATTGGAAACAACGAGGAAAAGGATGAATCAGTGGAAGAACATGGCATAGGTTCAGCACTTTCAAAACCAAAGCGTGATGTACCATTGGAGAATATTCTTCCAGCCTTGCCAGAAGATCTAGATATTCCAGCTCCACAGGGGAACGGAGAGGAGGCGGATGAGGAAGATTCAGAGGATAGTGATGAGTCTGATGAAGAACTTCGTAGCTACAACATACAGGAGCAGAGTGATGAGAGCGATGAAGAGTTCCCTGTGGTGCCTGTCGTTGTGAGCGATCGCAGCAGTGCACGGCATCTACGCAGCCTCCTCAAAATGCCCTCCATACTTACACAGTCCTTCTGCGATGAGCTGGAGAGCAAGAAAAAAGCGGTGTCATTCTTTGATGATGTTACTGTGTTTCTATTCGATCAGGTTTGTAGAATTATCTCTTGTAGTATTGAGATACTGCATTAAGTAgaatttaatgttcattttatttcagaaaaatactTTGTTCTGTGCAGTGCCAGTGTCACTCACAGCCTGTGTCTTGCTGTGTATCGACTCAGGAGAGCCCCACGGGTGAGCTTGGGGACTACAGTTTTCCTGTGGAGGGAGAAACCAATTGGAAGGCTTCAGAGGTGGCGCTGCCATGTTCCCAGGATAGGGATATTGCCCCTGAGGATTCACCAGGAAGGAATGTCTCAGAAGAAAGTGAGTGTTCAATAACAATTCCTTTATAGATGTATAATACTTTATTTCATGGGTAGTACCTCTTGTTTAGTGACATTTCACAAGCCTCTCACACTAAATAGGCGGGGCATTTCAGTGGCAAGATGATTTTCCATTAATGCAAAGCCCTTCAACATCAGAACCTGGCTTTGAAGAGATCGCTTCAGCACCCAACTCTCCTGCCAAATCTCCAGATGTAACACCAGCACCTCCGCTTTCCCGATTTAGTGTCTCTCGTTTCTCCATTACGCATGTGTCTGACTCTGACATGGACTCCATTGGAGGTCAGTTCTGCTAACATAAAGACATGGTTGATACAGCTTAGAAACTTTAGGTGCTAGATCTAATGCTTTTAGGTTTGAGTTTGTTGCTATATGCAGGGTTGACATTGAAAGTTAACTAGCTGTCTCTTTTTGTCACACAGGTAAAAGTGAGAATGAAGCCCAGGAGTGAAGGGGTCATTAACCCAGGTGTTTAGAAACTGTATCATTTGGTCTCCTCAGACCCTGGGCTCTCCTGAATCActatatttttgttcttttaaacgTGCTGGACAAAAGGGTCCTGTAAACCTGATATGCTGTTTGGAAACAGTGCCTCATACTGTAATGGATTAGCCTGTCCCTCCCTTGACAGATGGTTGTTGAGTGACAGATTTTTGAAGAGAAAGTTATAAGTACAGAAAAAGAGATCTCTATATAACACATCATATTTATTATCGACGTATAAGAACATGAGGTATGATGTTTATAACTTATTTGCACAATTCAGTATCATGCTGAAATCATCCTTTTTTACACATAACTTGTAGAAAACAATATAGATACAAGGTTGCTCTCCTCATTTGCTTGTCATGCCCCATATTTTCAATATCTGTTTTAGAGTCTGAAAGATCTGTCATagtgctttacatttttctggttgacCCAATGAGCTGCATAAAATAATTACAAGATGTTCTGCCCTCATAAACGAAAGATCCACATTTATTACTGAGGGTGACAAAAATGATTTACATTGAGTGATAAAAgtgatattttctatatttgactTTAGCTCAGGGGTGTTAAGGACATGGTACAAAATTAGattatattaacaatataaaCCATCACACTTAAAAGTCTTCAACAtggttttacttttttgtttttttttacgctGAAGAACATTTTTACTACCTGCACTTTCGTTATTGACTCAAGATATCTTACCAAAATTAGTACTTCACCAAAATtatcaaaaatgcattttaaccaTTAACTCATTAATACATCTTCTATTTAAATCTCCCAAATATTTTACAGATGACCGATATATTAAAGTACTTGTTTGTACTGAGAAGCAATGAAAGTATTGCAGACCAGATAATAAACCAGCCATTTTCCTTCAACTAGTATGGTAGCATGCATATTTATGATGGCTCACAAATGGGTCATTCCTGTTATGCCGCAATTCAAACTTAGACATTCAGAAATATCAGGCacttaaacactttaaaaaaagctTGTGCTACATTCTGAGTGATCTGAAGTCGTCAACTTAATTTGAGAAATAGAAgaatttaagttatttaaaaagatACATCCAAAGTTTGCTATGGCACAGAGATCACCTTTCGTAATGCTTCTTGACTGCAACTTTTGGATGTTTTCATGAGTGCAAGGTTTCACTGTTATATAGTTAAAATAAACGATTATAAAAGCGatttgtctgtttttcacgtaAAACTGTATGACTTCTGAGGAATTAAATAAGCTACATTTATGATACATGTATGGTGCTTTTGCCATATTTGGAGCTGTAGCTCAGACATTCAATTCTTTGTGTTccaaaacttgaatttaatttatcATCCAGTATGACATATGATAGGGGCATGAAAATGCTGGTACTGGGGGTGATAAGTTTACTGGTGCTTGTAAGGATCAGAACTTTAGGAAGTCTATCACAGCAGTCGGTCTCGGGCATGAAGAAGTTTTGCTTTGAATCCGAGTGCTACAGGAACTGATTTCAGGAAGAAACCAGTGGGTTATCAAAGTCACAGCTGTATACTTTACACCTGTGGCACTCAAAGACACATAAACAAGTTAAAGAAGGAAGAGTGCCCATCTCGCCTGTGAACAAAATGTGTTACAAACAATAATGGCAGCTCGTGCAGATCTGATCCTTCATCTGTGATGATGCCTTGTTTCAGAagtgttatttttgttaaatccaATAACAAATAGATGTACTACAAAAAATGTACTACAAAACAGTTCAGATGGTCCAGATGGCATGTGGGCCTTGTGTTTCTACAAGTCTCTCTCAGTATATTTTGTCTTTTGCCCTTATATGATCGGAGGTGTTACACCGAGGCAAGTTACGACCTGTTTTTCACGATGATCTGTTTAAATGTAACGTACAGCTGTACCTGTCATACTCTGCCTTGAATCACTGGAGCCCATACACATTTGTGTCAATACTGTTAGTCACAATCACTGCACTTGTACCCTCGCTTTCTCGCTGTATGCCTTTCAAGAGTTTTATACTGTGCTAAACTTTGCAGCAGTAGATACTTTTTTCATTCAGAACATCAGTGCTTCAGTCGGCTGGTTGTGGTTGTCAAAGAAAGGTCAAATGAAAGTGAACTGAATGTAGCTTTGAAGGGAGAAGTCTGTTGTTACTGCCTCATAGCTGTCGAACCGTATGTCCTCATGCCTTCTGTATTATtctaaaaataaactaaactataGTTTGTCCTTGTGCCTGTGCCTATATGCATGCGTTTATCTGAGACCACTAGTCAAAAtgcttgttttgctttttttatttttttatttaatacatgaaaagatttatatttcagggTTTCTGTTGGGTTTAATCAGTGAAATTAAAGACTTTTCAAGACTATTAGAATTTGAATTTATGACCTACACGAATTACGATAAATAACTTCAGTCATTCAAATTcctttcaaaaaaatgtttttttttaatttttttgactttcattgaaagtaacaagtttattatttaaagagttattctattatttcttaagattaagaaactgaagccttcaccttctttttcttgagtatcaagaacacaggaacacttaacaattgtaacattgtaaagtaaCAATTATTTAtggcattactttccaaaataacaagtgttattggtgtttggtcacagtattcaacacccacacccagggccgtagctggggtttgcagggccccggtgaaggtggtaccagtgggccctgtttgacatagtttaatttgtatgttcgttcatttttatttatttttgccatttacaCAATGttgaagtttttttcaagtttgtaagtgtccaggtacagaaaacgaataattaaatgtaaaatagcactgtatattctttaatgtaaaaatgaaatatacaatcaaaccaaaatttattcagagaccttcaacatttctcactttATTACAGTTGATttgctattgcttctaaaatggttataaaatatgacaagaatttagatttaaactctgtcagaacaaattcatcttgataatgtcataacttgAAATGTATACGTAATGTGAGTTGGTACCTTTTTTAATcgtgtgagttggtaccttgccgaaatcgcacagaaatcgcaaagtgtatgcccgccttaactggggaaaaaaagttttttcgagcatactttccaaggtgggtattttgacatattttgtatgtatttgtcggcacaagagcaaaaagaagcaaattcggtgtacaagcattttgagacgcctttctctgcctGAGCCCTGAACACCctggtactgaattgggctctttcacatcttttcgTTTGTTCAGAACTGCGATtagtatttgttcgttcatgtgcaggagggaccgtccgtgatacgcgtctctctctctctccgcaccgaacacagcgcgagagtaaccagctactcagttcagcttttccgtgtcttgtgtttggatgcttgataCCGATTGTTAGCGACGGGCTTCAGCCAGCTACTAAACACACCGTTTTCGAGCCATAGATCGTTAAAGGTACATTTTCCCATTGTGAGAGCCAGGATGATTTCAATTAAGCTAAGCTTAAGCTTTCTGTGAAAGTCCTTCTGACAAGTCTGTATGCTGCCGCATGGACCTTGTAGTTCTGGAACGCTGTGATACCACCCAGATTCCTCATACAGAACTACAACAGGTGAAACAAATGAATGCCATTGCCTCTGCGAGGGCATTTTGATGGAAGAACAAATCAATGGACAAGCATATCAATTTAAGACGTGGCTAAATGATTTTATGACATTGTATGGAAAATCCGgacgtttttatgactttttatggccttaattcttattgttaaatttatgactttttatgaccCCGTGGAAACTCCGACATTTAGAAAATGTTATGAGGCAGAAGTTTAATggaaaattaatatgaaaatcaGATTGTCTAATGTTTCCTTcatttgctttaatgacagcagcatTCAAACTACACAAGTTTGTCAGAAACCttatgttctccagcatgatttgatGATCCAAAGAACAGCTTGAGGTTAAATGAAAGTTAAAACACAAAAAATCCCTATATAATCTGAAAGTGTGGCAGTTtacatttgcttttttatttcagaaaagACGAGAATGTCCACATACATTTGCAGTTCTCCATAAATAAGAATAAACCCCAAAggccaaaacaaaaataaaactggttTTAAAGCTGATCAGACAAAAAATCGTTTTTTCCCCGCCTTCTTTGCATGATCCACAGTAGATGCCCTAATATAAAACATGCAATACCTATCAGTATCTAAACTGGCTGATATTGTATTTTCCTGCAACATTTAGAAAATCAGTTGTTAGATCTACTGCTCTACAGCTTTTCAGTCCCTCAAACAGAAAactaaccaaaaaataaaaatttacagaacttgcaatttaattattttcactATTATTCAACAAGTCTATATTTGATACTCAATAAGCGATATTGCTCAGTATGTGGAAAAGCAAAAGCAGCACGTGAAGACAAATAAacccccttatatatatatatatctataacaGTCATTGAAATTTCTAAGaacaaaaaaagtacagtaaaaacaaataaaagtacaaaaatcaAATGGAACAACAAAATATCACGTAAAAGCATTACACCAGTGGAGGTACAGTTATTCAGAATCGCAGTGAGCACAAAACAGCAGGAAAAGGCACAGCTGCTTGCATGAGAAATTGCACTATGTATTGAATCTAAAATACTGTACAGATCTCTGCAAAGACAGAGAATTCATAGAGGCGTCACTAGAACTTTAGCAAAGCACTGTGGTGGGTTTAATATGCAGTGACCACAGCATCAGGACCCCTGTGAAGAGGTTTCATCAGCTTTCTGAAATGACTGATAGAGGCATGTGCCACAAAACATTTATAACTAACAGAAAAAGAAAGGCTTCCCTATAGAACTGCAGTTATAGAAATAATATCTACCAAATTactcacttttattattatttttttttacattttcacattcaTTCAAGTAAAAGATCTCATATTTACACAATCAAGCATAAACTTTCcctccaaaaaacaacaacaaaaacacagtcaTTATTTCGTTTGTGCCCGATTTGTTAACATGAAGAAAACCATTTAGAAAAGCTGTTAACTTTGAAATACATGAATTGGTGTATACAAATACAGTTAATTATGTAGCTACAGAGTTAAGATCATTATTCTAATCCTTTCAGGACACAATAAGCTCTATCCTCCGTGCCCTGTGGGCTCTGACTCCACATGCTGTTGCAATGACACATACAGAACAGAAGAGGGCGACAAAGTGCACAGGTCACTGCATGGCCCCTCTAGTAGTAGAGAGGCGCGGATCTGCCGTCCATGATGCTTGGCCTGAGGTAGACCTCCAGGGAACGGTCACTAGATGGAGAGGGGGGTGGAAAACAAACAATCAGTACGCCAAACAATACGGCCTGCGCTAGTGACCCACTGAACTCTACGACACAAAAACAGCTTAAAGTCTACTGTACTATGATTTGGGATATAGAAGAAAAGTACTGCTGAAAGGCATACGGTGATTCATTTGACATATACTTATGAACAGGTATCTGGAGAAGAGTATATGAAGGGTGTTTGGAGCAAGCATGCAAATGGAACAAGACACCAGTTACTTCTGTCAGCATTGATAGATGCATGCAAGAGTTAGATTCGGGGTTACCTCCAGCGCCAACACCATTTCCTGGCAACATATGACCTCTCTGGCTGGTACGGACTACAGCTCACACACAAAAACCAACCAGAGAGGCAGGTGGCGGTATGAGACGAAACAGTTGTGAAGCCCTACTGCCCGTTAAAGCCGCACAGCGAATGAGAGtcgaaaacaaaccaaaacaaaagaataaaagaaagggCATGATTGGTTTGGGTGAGCAGCAATGGTGAGGCAGGTGACTTACGGAGGTCCTGCAACACTCAGAACCGGGACATTTCAGGACCCAAACTGGAAAGTAAAGAGAGTCCAGGGGTTTGTACCTGAGAGCTCAGCTCAGACCCAGGTTATGCATGGCTACATTTCCACCGCATTCACATGACACATGTTAGTGTTGCGCACGATGACCGTACTGTAGGTTACTTGCTCTGTGACATggcgctttttttttttggactgctcATGGATGACGTCACAATTTTATGCTCGTAGATGAGTCAATAACGCACTTCTAGAAATGACATGGGTTCAAAATATAGTGCAAAATGAAAGGTCTGCCAATAGCAGTTTGGTTAGGAGTTCCAATTAGTACAGAGAGATGTGTATGGAAAACATTGAACTCTTGAAGAGCACATTTAAATTTCAAATCCTTCACAGTTCTTTATATAAAATGCATGCTTATAAAACTGACTTGTCTTATACATCTCAAATAGATCAGATCTTAGAAGATAAGAAGAAGAGGCAAGGCAAGCACAGACATAAACATGGACCATTCACGTATTCAAACAGACATGACGTCATGAtgcacaaaatacacaaacattacgCTAGATTAGAACTGTGTGCTCTTCAGGTTCGT
This region includes:
- the LOC127953218 gene encoding serine/threonine-protein kinase LMTK1 isoform X1, producing MRRMKASVFVAVMSSVLFNPSFAFSSHFDTGGSPLSELSWPSSLAVVAVSFSGLFTFVFLMLACLCCKKGDISFKELENMEGEEGQADLSTLASPSSQNDPEVYILPLTEVSLHVSKQPSKSFQLLKSTDLGRHSLLYIKEMGQGWFGKVLLGEVNVGLSTTQVVVKELKASASVQEQMQFLEEVQPYRLLQHSALLQCLSQCSDVTPYLLVMEHCPLGDVKGYLRSCRAAESVTPDPLILQRMACEIASGLLYLHKHNYIHSDLALRNCLLTSELAVKIGDYGLSHSKYKDDYYVTADQIWVPLRWIAPELIDEVHGNLLVVDQTKASNVWSLGVTIWELFELGNQPYRHYSDRQVLTYAVKEQQLKLPKPLLKVPLCERWYEVMQFCWLQPEQRPVVEEVHILLGYLCAKGATESEEDFEKCWNSLRPSMGSSSSHRTPAPEVASSASSSFPLLEHFSMADSFQSENGDDILTVTETSQGLNFEYKWEQARAEQPYCSSSASGPLGKNNPHYQDVYYPISNSTDSYKGESLPLGVSPSYYESDHPGVVPVLSAHSPSVSSEYYIRIEEPVECNISLGDNNLDYSPRLEASNSNLSSTGRRSPIESQPNTYWSAAKEPISNDYGYDSDSILTMEPLQRRLPSSVEIDQSEVYFSSNDRNNLQCEQSPQAGTDVHLIRGHGSNFDEQRRGSEGLCHRLEVVKESPLGVSVSLSSPSLAHCDPYLESKQRTAERSMAGEAYYDIMGPLQKNVPRPHYMSIDIDAGDGFLLGRESSDPEDDDDLFSQNMLTNWNSNHSANNNSLSDRTQAVCFRDAYLDLRHPTPSSHVGNLKSRALETRNSCTYNSINSFKDHSYIEATDSTPTYSNPNADSEGGEYLHLSPDSTQAVESSSRCHSVTESQHIHTWQKNIAQKHIRNNTSDFCVGGCGRINPSTLPSELVATKENILLETRMSSAQKLKLGTDDSAGVCVKMVSCPKDRSRIVSECNHLTDSRMVPDNSSINLVEINDCSDVCMDIPSGVLADYPSDYTEVGNIDLTHRTLQRDIGARHCVDTINLASSSSPCEAFSPDSYHIPIQPKSLDSGYETENNESPEFILKDLEGNPGLSTSVESDECDMLLQMDLDEDVNVMLLHPSSSHRPLNSLGERNQYRDSAYFSDYDMENDKSPSEGVHMFFSCQDEDDVFEIKAEKEDSENKFGREGRNMESEKGHDISVPKDNNAALNAKQLGLKKTSQNLCSSPALVPVISMLSPFPPEMGGCLTKESTPDDGIGLESDHSGEEPNSECYSSTESEGSSSTQEASGVVEHANAVTRDFSSAESLGSDSTIVDLSGEVIQAEEQEACNKLDNLGQRIGNNEEKDESVEEHGIGSALSKPKRDVPLENILPALPEDLDIPAPQGNGEEADEEDSEDSDESDEELRSYNIQEQSDESDEEFPVVPVVVSDRSSARHLRSLLKMPSILTQSFCDELESKKKAVSFFDDVTVFLFDQCQCHSQPVSCCVSTQESPTGELGDYSFPVEGETNWKASEVALPCSQDRDIAPEDSPGRNVSEESGAFQWQDDFPLMQSPSTSEPGFEEIASAPNSPAKSPDVTPAPPLSRFSVSRFSITHVSDSDMDSIGGKSENEAQE
- the LOC127953218 gene encoding serine/threonine-protein kinase LMTK1 isoform X4 translates to MLACLCCKKGDISFKELENMEGEEGQADLSTLASPSSQNDPEVYILPLTEVSLHVSKQPSKSFQLLKSTDLGRHSLLYIKEMGQGWFGKVLLGEVNVGLSTTQVVVKELKASASVQEQMQFLEEVQPYRLLQHSALLQCLSQCSDVTPYLLVMEHCPLGDVKGYLRSCRAAESVTPDPLILQRMACEIASGLLYLHKHNYIHSDLALRNCLLTSELAVKIGDYGLSHSKYKDDYYVTADQIWVPLRWIAPELIDEVHGNLLVVDQTKASNVWSLGVTIWELFELGNQPYRHYSDRQVLTYAVKEQQLKLPKPLLKVPLCERWYEVMQFCWLQPEQRPVVEEVHILLGYLCAKGATESEEDFEKCWNSLRPSMGSSSSHRTPAPEVASSASSSFPLLEHFSMADSFQSENGDDILTVTETSQGLNFEYKWEQARAEQPYCSSSASGPLGKNNPHYQDVYYPISNSTDSYKGESLPLGVSPSYYESDHPGVVPVLSAHSPSVSSEYYIRIEEPVECNISLGDNNLDYSPRLEASNSNLSSTGRRSPIESQPNTYWSAAKEPISNDYGYDSDSILTMEPLQRRLPSSVEIDQSEVYFSSNDRNNLQCEQSPQAGTDVHLIRGHGSNFDEQRRGSEGLCHRLEVVKESPLGVSVSLSSPSLAHCDPYLESKQRTAERSMAGEAYYDIMGPLQKNVPRPHYMSIDIDAGDGFLLGRESSDPEDDDDLFSQNMLTNWNSNHSANNNSLSDRTQAVCFRDAYLDLRHPTPSSHVGNLKSRALETRNSCTYNSINSFKDHSYIEATDSTPTYSNPNADSEGGEYLHLSPDSTQAVESSSRCHSVTESQHIHTWQKNIAQKHIRNNTSDFCVGGCGRINPSTLPSELVATKENILLETRMSSAQKLKLGTDDSAGVCVKMVSCPKDRSRIVSECNHLTDSRMVPDNSSINLVEINDCSDVCMDIPSGVLADYPSDYTEVGNIDLTHRTLQRDIGARHCVDTINLASSSSPCEAFSPDSYHIPIQPKSLDSGYETENNESPEFILKDLEGNPGLSTSVESDECDMLLQMDLDEDVNVMLLHPSSSHRPLNSLGERNQYRDSAYFSDYDMENDKSPSEGVHMFFSCQDEDDVFEIKAEKEDSENKFGREGRNMESEKGHDISVPKDNNAALNAKQLGLKKTSQNLCSSPALVPVISMLSPFPPEMGGCLTKESTPDDGIGLESDHSGEEPNSECYSSTESEGSSSTQEASGVVEHANAVTRDFSSAESLGSDSTIVDLSGEVIQAEEQEACNKLDNLGQRIGNNEEKDESVEEHGIGSALSKPKRDVPLENILPALPEDLDIPAPQGNGEEADEEDSEDSDESDEELRSYNIQEQSDESDEEFPVVPVVVSDRSSARHLRSLLKMPSILTQSFCDELESKKKAVSFFDDVTVFLFDQCQCHSQPVSCCVSTQESPTGELGDYSFPVEGETNWKASEVALPCSQDRDIAPEDSPGRNVSEESGAFQWQDDFPLMQSPSTSEPGFEEIASAPNSPAKSPDVTPAPPLSRFSVSRFSITHVSDSDMDSIGGKSENEAQE